The following is a genomic window from Spirosoma foliorum.
GTTCAATGTTTCATGTTCCAGTTGACTGACGTATGATGACATGAAACATTGAACCTGAAACAATAAATATACTCCCTTTGAACCCTATTCGTTAAACCATGCAAACCTATTGGGGTGTCGACTTAGGTGGCACCAAGATTGAAGGCGTTATTTTATCCGCTCCCTCTCCTGATGCGGTCATTATCCGCAAACGCATTGATACCGAGGCTCATTTAGGCTACGATCACATCGTGAGTCAGATTAGCAAACTAATTGACCTACTCAAAGCCGAAACGGGTATTCAACCCAAAAAAATCGGTTTTTGTACACCTGGTACCCTTGATCCAGAAACAGGTACGATGAAAAATTCGAACATGACCTGTATCAATGGAATGCCGTTTCCGGAAGACCTTGCCCGAACATTGGGTGTCCCTGTGGCAACAACCAACGATGCTAACTGCTTTGCCTTATCGGAAGCCACAATGGGCATTGTGCAGGATGTTATCCCGGATTATCGGATGGTGTTTGGCGTTATTCTGGGAACGGGTGTTGGTGGCGGTGTCGTTTTTCGTGGTCATGATGGTATCCCCGTTGTGCAGGGCGGTCGGCAGGGTATTGGGGGCGAATGGGGGCATAATATTCTGGAAGAAAACGGTTACCCCTGTTACTGTGGCAAACGAGGTTGTAACGAGCAGGTTATTTCCGGCCCAGCACTCCAACGATACTATCTGGAACAAAGTGGTGAAAACCGCAATCTGAAAGAAATTCTTGAGCGATATCATCAGGGTACCGACCCTCATGCCGCAGCCACCGTCGATCGGTTGCTGGAGTATTTTGGCCGGGCTATTTCTACCATTGTGAACATACTTGACCCCGACGCCATTGTACTCGGTGGGGGTGTCGGCAACATCGACCTACTGTACACGGAAGGTTTTGAGCGGGCAAAAAAATACGTATTTAACGATCGGCGGCTCAACACACTGTTTCTAAAACCAAAACTCGGCGACAGCGCGGGGGTATTCGGGGCCGCTCTGTTGGGCTAATAGACATCTTTACCAATCAATTATATCGCTAATTTGGGAATAGGTAACCTACCCGAATTAGCGATATAACTTTTAGCTACCGAATAGTAAAATTCAAAGACCAAGTTTGACAATAACAAACTATTTGCTTAAACTTTGTTACAAAACCACATCCAAAAGTTAAACAAAAAGGAAATATGGGACGTGCGCTCTACAAAAGTGATCTTCAATCAGTAGATCCTACCACCCATGCCACCATTCTGGCAAACTGGTTCGAAGCAGTAGCTGCTTTTTACAACCATTATAACAATCTGGCCCCTTGCGCTAATAAATATTACTTGCAGAAAGGCTTACGCTCCATAAAGAACAGAAACCCATTCCTTATTAATAAATTAAGGACACTGTTAAGTAAAATGAAGCAGGAGCTGAAAAGTTTACTTCTGGATTTAGAGCAAGCTGAGACAAATAATCTGGATAACTGTAAACAACTAGCTGCTCACACCCGCATTTTAAATCGATTGAATCGAGAAGCCGAAACGATGCGATTATTAACCTCTGCGGAGAGTGATAATTAGTACTTGTCCAATTTAGATTCTAGAGATTCTTTCGATTCTCATTGATTGTTTAGGTGTTGATTATCAATAGAATCCGATAGAATCAACCGTGTGGGCGAACCCAAGAATCCAGTTTGGTAAAGTACTAGTACTTTACCAATTTAGATTCTATAGTTTCTGTAGATTCTGATAATCAGGCATCTAGTATCAAAAGAATCTAGTAGAATAAAAAAAAACTATTTTGGAAGAGCACCAGTACCGTCAAGAACGAAGCTTATTGATTAGACATATACTGCAAAGGTCTAGCAGTTTTTGAGTTCTGCACTTTCCCAATTCCTGTCAGTCTTCTCCCTATTTCCAGCATCGGCATACTCCGTTGATTAACTTATTGTGCGAGAATAAAAGCGATGTCAAGGACTCCCTGTTAAGTTAACGTGCATTATGGATAATTAGCCCTATTTAAGATGCTGTTAGGCATTACATGTTTATAGCACTCAAAATGAACGCGTTTGGCCAGCATGCCGTAGGTATGCCATTGATTGATATTCAAATCATTTCTCTATAAACGTGCGATCCCTATGGGATCAGTCTATCCATAATTCACGTTAAGTCAAGCCGATTGAAGCATTGGTTTCGGTGCGATGACTTAAGTGCCTCACCTCGGTCGTTTGTCCGAAATTACAATAAAAGGATGGCGGATCTGTACCTTTTCTATAAACAGACCCTACAATAGCTAGCCTACCAATCACTAATAAATAGCAAACTGCAACAGCTGGTTATGCTTTTTACATTTCTAAGAGTCCACTAAACAGTTGTTTAGTTTTAATTCATACGTTACCTTTGCGTTACACACACAACGTTATGGAACAACAAGGCCAGGATACGGAGCAGAAGATTAAGGCGGCCGCCCGAAAGGTATTTTTAGAACAAGGGTATGAAGGGGCCAAAATCCGCCAGATTGCCAGAGAAGCTGGAGTGAATCTCGCTATGGTGAATTACTACTTTCGGAGTAAAGACCAATTGTTCAGGAGCATCTATCAGGATATTTTCCGCGAGTTTATGGGCCGAATGGCCATCTTACTGAATGAGGAAACGCCTTTGGAAGTCAAAATCTGGAAGATCGTTGATCGGTATACCGACTTCATTATGGAGAACCAGCAGCTTCCACTGCTCATATTAGCTGAGCAGCGAAAAGAGGGCCCCAGGTTCATGAAAGAGCTGAATGTCAAATCATTCATCAATGATTCGTATTTAAAAAAACAGCTTCAGGAGGAAGCAAAAAAGGGGCTTATTCGCGCCGTTGATCCGTTGCAAGTAATACTAACTATAATGGGGAATATTATTTTCCCCATCATGGCCCAGTCTATTGTCTGTTACGTAGGTGATATGGACGAAATCAGTTTTCGGCAGTTGATGGAAACTCGCAAAAAAATTATACCAGGCATGATTATGGCCTATCTGCGGGAGGGTCAATCGCTACCCTCGCAGCAGGAGCTGACGTAAGATTATTTTTTTACCCAGCAACTAAACAGGTGTTTAGAGCAGGTGTTTAGTTGATACATTTTCAGAGAAAGGCGAGTCGATAAAAATGGCCTGCAGGCCGTAGTTATATGAGACGACTATATGTTACTTTGTGTCTGACTACGCTAGTCATCCGTAGCGTGGCGCAACCAGTCCGATCCATCACACTGGAAGAATGCCAGACGTTAGCCCGGCACAACTACCCACTGATCCGGCAGCGGGTGCTTATTGAACAAAGCCGAGACTATTCGGTAGCGAATGCCGCCAAAGGCTACGTACCTCAACTAACGCTGTCGGGACAGGCTACTTACCAGAACCAAACCGTTGATTTTTCGGAATCACCCCTTGGCGCGCTGGCGGGTGGGATTGTATTGCCCAAGATCAGTAAAGATCAATACAAGGTGACGGCGCAGGTCGATCAATTGTTGTATGATGGGGGTGCCATCCAGACCACCAAAGCCCTCCGTCAGACAGATGCGTTGGTTCAGCAGCAAAATCTGGAAGTATCCCTCTACGCGCTACGCGATCGGGTGAACAACTTATTTTTTGGCATTGCTCTACTCAATGAACAACAGCAGTTAACGACCCTTCGGAAAGCCGATATTCAAAGTGGAATTAACCGGACCGAGGGTGCCCTGGCCAATGGAACCGCTTATCGTAGCAGCCTCAACGAACTGAAAGCTGAGTTGATTCGGGCCGATCAATCTACAACAGAAGCCAGAGCTACTCGTCGGGCTTATGTGGCTATGCTGGCTGCGCTCATACACCAGCCCCTTGACGAAAGCACCCAATTTATTCGACCTCAGGCACAGCCGCTGAGTTCAGCCATTAATCGGCCCGAACTCAGGCTGTATGATTACCAAAAGCAGCTTTACAACGTACAGGAAGAACAGCTACGCATTAACCTGCGCCCCAAAGTCAACGCCTTTTTCCAGGGAAACTACGGGCGACCAACTTTTAATATCATCAATAATCAGTTCGGTCTTTTCTGGATCGGAGGGCTTCGGTTCAACTGGGCGCTTAGCTCGCTTTATACCACCTTCCATACTGATCGGCAATTGCTGTCCATTAACCGATCTCAGGTTGATTTACAACGCGAAACGTTTCTGCTTAATACCAATCTATCACTCACCCAGCAACAGGGTGAAGTGCAGAAGTACGAAGAACTCATCGAACAGGATAATCAGATTGTTGAACTCCGGACCTCGGTGAAACAGTCGGCCAATGCCCAGTTGCAAAATGGCGTCATTACCACCCGCGATTACATTAGTCAGGTCAATGCCGAGAACGAAGCCCGGCAAACCTTGCTCTTACACCAGATTCAACGGCTACAGGCTCAATATAACCATAACACCACCGCTGGCCTTTCATCTACGGACAATCCATGAAAACGCTACCCTTCTTGACTTTTCTGGCAGCTACCCTAATCACGGCCTGCCAAAATAACGAGCCTGATTATGATGCATCAGGCAATTTTGAAGCCGACGAAATCATTGTGTCGGCTCAGCAAAATGGTCAGATTCTGACATTCACACCCAACGAAGGCGACCGATTAAAGGCCGGCGCTACTCTGGGGCAGATCGACGTAACTACGGCCAAATTGCAGAAGCAGCAAGCGCAGGCTTCTGCTTCTGCAATGAATCAACGGACTACTAGCGTAGTCCCCCAAGTGGAACTGACGCGCCGACAAGAGGCCGTACAGCAGGCCCAATTGGCACAATTGCGCCGGGAGCAGACCCGTACCGAGAATCTGATCAAAGCTGATGCCGCTACGCAAAAACAACTCGACGACATCAACGCCCAAATTGATCAGCTAGAAAAACAACTCGCCGTTACCCGTCAGCAGATTCGGGTGGAGAAAACCAACAACGCGTCCCAGAATCGGGGTGTCCTGAGTGAGCGTGGCTCCATTGAAAAACTGGTTGAGCAGTACGACGTTCAGATTCAGAAGGGGCAGATTATTAACCCGGTCACGGGCACGGTGCTAACTAAATATGCCTTTGCGGGCGAGATGGCGACCATTGGCAAACCCCTTTACCGAATTGCCAATACCGATACGTTGACCCTAAGGGCGTACTTCACCGGTTCACAATTGCCGACGATACAGATTGACCAGCCCGTCAGGGTGCGAATTGATAACGGACAGCAGGGTTACAAGGAGTATGCGGGTCAGATTACCTGGATTTCCGATAAATCTGAATTTACGCCTAAAACCATCCAGACCAAAGATGAACGGGCCAATCTGGTTTATGCCACCAAGATCCGGGTCAGGAATGATGGTTATCTCAAGATCGGCATGTATGGAGAAGTGTTGTTAGATGGCACAAAATCCAAGCCAGCGAAATGAGTACAGGAGCCGTCACGATCACCCATATCACGAAGACCTACGGGGACGCAAAAGAGTGCATTACGGCCCTCGACGACGTGTCCTTTGGTGTCGAACCGGGTGAGTTGTTTGGCCTGATTGGAGCCGACGGAGCCGGTAAAACGACTCTGTTCCACATTCTAACAACGTTGCTGCTGGCCGACAAAGGAACGGCTACGGTCGATGGTTATGATGTGGTTACGGATTATCAGGCTATCCGCAACACGGTTGGTTATATGCCCGGCCGATTTTCCCTCTATCAGGACCTGACGGTTGAAGAAAACCTGACCTTCTTTGCCACACTATTTGGCACGACGGTGAAGCAGAATTACGACCTTATCAAAGATATCTACGAACAGATTGAGCCGTTCAAAACTCGTCGGGCCGGGAAATTGTCGGGAGGAATGAAGCAAAAGTTGGCGCTTTGCTGTGCGCTTATCCATAAGCCGACCGTCTTGTTTCTGGATGAGCCAACTACGGGCGTCGATGTGGTTTCGCGCCGGGAGTTCTGGGAGATGCTCAAACGGCTAAAACAACAGGGCATCACTATTTTAGTATCTACACCTTACATGGACGAGGCCACCCTCTGCGAGCGGATTGCCCTGATCCAGACGGGTAAGCTTCTGTCCATCGATACACCCCAGGCCATCATCGACGCCTATCCAGGCCAGTTATTTGCGCTCAAAGCGGACTCCATACCGCGTCTGTTGGCCGATGTTCGGCAATTCGATTCGGTGCGCAATGCGTATGCATTTGGGGAGTATCTGCACCTGGTTTTTAAGCAGGATATTCCTCAAAATGTTGATCTGTTACGGGCGTATCTGCACCAGAAAGGCCACACCAATCTGGAGATAAAACCCGTTACGCCGACCATTGAAGACCGGTTCATTGATCTGATGGCCAATCCTACGTAAATGGACAATGTATAATGAATAATGGTCAATCAGTGAACATCCAACATTGTACATTTTAAATTATACAGTTTACATCATCTCAGCTTTTATCGTTATGCCAGCCATCGACAAAGCCATATCCTGCCAGCAACTGACCAAGCAATTTGGCGATTTTGTGGCCGTCGATAAGATAACCTTCGATGTAAATCCCGGCGAAATCTTCGGTTTCCTGGGAGCCAATGGTGCCGGAAAAACAACCGCCATGCGTATGCTTTGCGGCCTTTCGTATCCTAGCTCGGGGCAGGCTCAGGTAGCGGGTTTTGATGTCTATCGGCAGCAGGAAGCCATCAAGAAAAACATCGGCTACATGAGCCAGAAGTTTTCGCTCTACGAAAATCTGACTATTCTGGAGAACATCGAATTTTTCGGGGGTGTTTATGGCCTCTCGGATCGGGACTTAAAAAACCGGGGGAACGAATTGATCCAGACGCTGGGCTTGCAGAGTGAAGCGAAAAAGATGGTCGGCAGTTTGCCGTTGGGCTGGAAACAAAAACTGGCCTTTTCAGTCGCCATCATCCATAATCCCAGAATTGTTTTTCTGGACGAACCCACGGGCGGTGTAGACCCGATTACTCGCCGTCAGTTCTGGGATTTGATTTACGCGGCTGCCGAGCGGGGCATTACCATCTTCGTAACGACCCACTACATGGACGAAGCGGAATACTGCAACCGGATTTCGATCATGGTCGATGGCCGAATGGAAGCGCTGGATTCGCCGGGCAATCTAAAAAAACAGTTTTCCACGGATTCCATGGATGACGTATTCTATCAACTCGCCCGACGCGCCAAACGCAGCGGAGACTAAACCAACCAAGCGGCATGAAACAGTTACTGGTGTTCATCCGAAAAGAGTTTTACCATGTTTTTCGGGACCGGCGTACGTTGCTGATTCTGTTTGGCCTGCCTACGGCCCAGATTCTGCTATTTGGGTATGCGCTTAGCAGCGAAGTCAAAAACATCAATCTGGCTGTAATCGATTTTGCTCGTGATCAGGCATCGCAGCAGCTTATCGGCCAGGTTGGAGCCAGTCGGTATTTTCACCTTCAGCCTTCGCTGATGGACTACAAGACAATGAATACGGCCTTTCGGCGCGGTACCATCCGGGCTGCCCTGATCATTCCCGCCCACTTTGCCGACGATATCGGACACGTCGGTAAAGCGCAGGTGCAGATTATTGCCGACGGTTCGGACCCCAATACGGCTACTACCATTATCAATTACCTGACGGGTATTATTGGCGGTTACCAACAGAAGTTTACCACGGCAGCCGCTTTGCCGTATCAGATTGTCACTCAGACCCGAATGTTGTATAACCCCGAAATGAACGGGTCGCTGAATTTCATCCCAGGCGTAATGGCCCTGATTTTGATGATTGTTTGTACAACGCTTACTTCTGTGTCGGTGGTGCGGGAAAAAGAACAGGGCACCATGGAAATCCTGCTGGTATCACCTTTTAAACCGATTCTGGTGCTGGTGTCCAAAGCCGTTCCGTATCTGGTGCTGTCGATGCTGGATTTGATTTTGATTCTGCTACTGGCGGTTTATGTGCTCGATGTACCGATTCACGGCAGTATCGCCCTGGTGCTGGCCGAAAGCGCGTTGTTTATTGTTTGCTGCCTGTCGTTGGGGCTATTGATTTCCAATGTCGCTACCACCCAGCAAACGGCCATGCTGATGTCGATGATGGGTATGATGTTACCAACTATACTGTTAACGGGCTTCATGTTTCCCCTGGAAAATCTGCCCATTTTCCTGCAGTGGGTTTCCCATATTATTCCGTCCCGCTATTATTACCTGATTGTCAAAGCGGTGATGTTAAAAGGATTAGGTATTGAAGCCGTCTGGAAAGAAACGCTCATTTTAGCCGGCATGACGCTGGCATTGCTGGGCATTAGCCTCAAAAACTTTAACATCCGACTGGCATGAGAATCCTCAAATTCATATTGCGTAAGGAGTTCCGGCAGATTTTCCGGGATCGCAGTATTCTGGCAATGATCTTTGCCCTGCCAACGATACAACTGATCATCATGCCGCTGGCGGCTAATTTTGAGGTAAAAGGGATAAATCTGGCGATTGTGGATCATGACCACAGTTCCTATTCTCAGCAACTGATTTCCAAAATTGGCTCATCGGGTTATTTCCAACTCATTGCGAGTCCTCAGTCCTATAAGCAGGCACTGAAATTGGTAGAAGACAACGAGACTGA
Proteins encoded in this region:
- a CDS encoding HlyD family secretion protein; the protein is MKTLPFLTFLAATLITACQNNEPDYDASGNFEADEIIVSAQQNGQILTFTPNEGDRLKAGATLGQIDVTTAKLQKQQAQASASAMNQRTTSVVPQVELTRRQEAVQQAQLAQLRREQTRTENLIKADAATQKQLDDINAQIDQLEKQLAVTRQQIRVEKTNNASQNRGVLSERGSIEKLVEQYDVQIQKGQIINPVTGTVLTKYAFAGEMATIGKPLYRIANTDTLTLRAYFTGSQLPTIQIDQPVRVRIDNGQQGYKEYAGQITWISDKSEFTPKTIQTKDERANLVYATKIRVRNDGYLKIGMYGEVLLDGTKSKPAK
- a CDS encoding TolC family protein, encoding MRRLYVTLCLTTLVIRSVAQPVRSITLEECQTLARHNYPLIRQRVLIEQSRDYSVANAAKGYVPQLTLSGQATYQNQTVDFSESPLGALAGGIVLPKISKDQYKVTAQVDQLLYDGGAIQTTKALRQTDALVQQQNLEVSLYALRDRVNNLFFGIALLNEQQQLTTLRKADIQSGINRTEGALANGTAYRSSLNELKAELIRADQSTTEARATRRAYVAMLAALIHQPLDESTQFIRPQAQPLSSAINRPELRLYDYQKQLYNVQEEQLRINLRPKVNAFFQGNYGRPTFNIINNQFGLFWIGGLRFNWALSSLYTTFHTDRQLLSINRSQVDLQRETFLLNTNLSLTQQQGEVQKYEELIEQDNQIVELRTSVKQSANAQLQNGVITTRDYISQVNAENEARQTLLLHQIQRLQAQYNHNTTAGLSSTDNP
- a CDS encoding ROK family protein, producing MQTYWGVDLGGTKIEGVILSAPSPDAVIIRKRIDTEAHLGYDHIVSQISKLIDLLKAETGIQPKKIGFCTPGTLDPETGTMKNSNMTCINGMPFPEDLARTLGVPVATTNDANCFALSEATMGIVQDVIPDYRMVFGVILGTGVGGGVVFRGHDGIPVVQGGRQGIGGEWGHNILEENGYPCYCGKRGCNEQVISGPALQRYYLEQSGENRNLKEILERYHQGTDPHAAATVDRLLEYFGRAISTIVNILDPDAIVLGGGVGNIDLLYTEGFERAKKYVFNDRRLNTLFLKPKLGDSAGVFGAALLG
- a CDS encoding ABC transporter ATP-binding protein; its protein translation is MPAIDKAISCQQLTKQFGDFVAVDKITFDVNPGEIFGFLGANGAGKTTAMRMLCGLSYPSSGQAQVAGFDVYRQQEAIKKNIGYMSQKFSLYENLTILENIEFFGGVYGLSDRDLKNRGNELIQTLGLQSEAKKMVGSLPLGWKQKLAFSVAIIHNPRIVFLDEPTGGVDPITRRQFWDLIYAAAERGITIFVTTHYMDEAEYCNRISIMVDGRMEALDSPGNLKKQFSTDSMDDVFYQLARRAKRSGD
- a CDS encoding ABC transporter ATP-binding protein is translated as MSTGAVTITHITKTYGDAKECITALDDVSFGVEPGELFGLIGADGAGKTTLFHILTTLLLADKGTATVDGYDVVTDYQAIRNTVGYMPGRFSLYQDLTVEENLTFFATLFGTTVKQNYDLIKDIYEQIEPFKTRRAGKLSGGMKQKLALCCALIHKPTVLFLDEPTTGVDVVSRREFWEMLKRLKQQGITILVSTPYMDEATLCERIALIQTGKLLSIDTPQAIIDAYPGQLFALKADSIPRLLADVRQFDSVRNAYAFGEYLHLVFKQDIPQNVDLLRAYLHQKGHTNLEIKPVTPTIEDRFIDLMANPT
- a CDS encoding TetR/AcrR family transcriptional regulator, with the protein product MEQQGQDTEQKIKAAARKVFLEQGYEGAKIRQIAREAGVNLAMVNYYFRSKDQLFRSIYQDIFREFMGRMAILLNEETPLEVKIWKIVDRYTDFIMENQQLPLLILAEQRKEGPRFMKELNVKSFINDSYLKKQLQEEAKKGLIRAVDPLQVILTIMGNIIFPIMAQSIVCYVGDMDEISFRQLMETRKKIIPGMIMAYLREGQSLPSQQELT
- a CDS encoding ABC transporter permease: MKQLLVFIRKEFYHVFRDRRTLLILFGLPTAQILLFGYALSSEVKNINLAVIDFARDQASQQLIGQVGASRYFHLQPSLMDYKTMNTAFRRGTIRAALIIPAHFADDIGHVGKAQVQIIADGSDPNTATTIINYLTGIIGGYQQKFTTAAALPYQIVTQTRMLYNPEMNGSLNFIPGVMALILMIVCTTLTSVSVVREKEQGTMEILLVSPFKPILVLVSKAVPYLVLSMLDLILILLLAVYVLDVPIHGSIALVLAESALFIVCCLSLGLLISNVATTQQTAMLMSMMGMMLPTILLTGFMFPLENLPIFLQWVSHIIPSRYYYLIVKAVMLKGLGIEAVWKETLILAGMTLALLGISLKNFNIRLA